Genomic window (Dasypus novemcinctus isolate mDasNov1 chromosome 10, mDasNov1.1.hap2, whole genome shotgun sequence):
aagaatgGTTTTCTACTACTGACATACGAAATGTATATAGCTTAGAGGTTTCATGCTTTTTGAGGAAATAGGATTACGTGGTTTAACATTCTTCACGACAGGGACTAATAACACGGCAATTTACAGATGGTCTCTAGTACCACATGGCCTGGGATTAAATCCTAGTTCTGAACTTAATAACTGTGTGATACTGGGCAAGCCACCtaatctttctgtgcctcagttccctcatttgTAGTAGTTGTAATAATTGCAATCCATCCCATGGTACAGATGaagcattttattttgtaaagctCTCAGGATAAATCTTGTACATAATAAGTGCTTAATACACTTTGTCTACCATTGTAACAATTGAAACTCTGGAGTTTGGGCATAACCTGTGGAATGTAAGGGATAAGCCTCTGGGAATATCCTCAGGAGCCTTGTCAAtcatccttttcttttcagatatGCCATGGTGATTTGGAGGTGTCAAAAATGGGGCAGGATTGCGAAAACATGTTTTAATATCAGGGTCTaagatatatttttgaaaatttgtcTTTGAAGAAGTCTTGGGTGAAAACattgcctgctttccatgttgGTCAATATAGTGTCCTAAGACTTTGCAGGGTAAGTGGGGCTGGTACCAGTAGCAAGGAGAGCAATGGCTCTttggacaattttttaaaaagtaattaaaggCTGAGAATACACAATAGGAGTCTGCAATGAGTTGGGCTAGATAATCTAAGACATGTCAGTTAACTTTTTCTGTTAAAGGTGAGGTAGTAAATAGTTTAGGCTTTGTGGGTCACATGAACTGTGCTGCCACTCCTCACCCTGCCCTTGTAGTGTGAAATCAACCACAGGCCACACCTAATAAATGATTGTAGCGATGTTCCAGGGAAACTTAATTTACAAAAACAGCTGTTGGGTTGGATATGGCTATTGTTCACCAGCCCCTGATGTAAGGGATGCTATTAAGAGTAGTTCTAGCATTTGTAGCCAGATTGAACAAAAATCTCTGCTTCTACTCTGTGACTACAATCATAAAATAATCAGAGAATTGTAACACCATGATAAAACATTTATGTAGCACTTACAATATATGAAGAGTTAAAAACCATATAAATGATGTCAGTTACCTTTCAAGAAAGATAGTCAGATAGGGCTAGTATTCCCACTTTTGAGGTAAGAAAATTGAGCATCAAAGTGTTTAAATAACTTCCCCAAAGTAATGTGGTCAGTGGGCAAGGTATAACTTAAGCCCAGGGTCTTTGACCACTTGCACTGTATTTTATAACACCTTAGAAAAGATTCAGTGTCAAATCTAGAGATATTAATCATTATAGTAGATTTTCAACATCAAAGGAGTGAGGGCTCAAATATAGTAGTAAGAAGAActtggtgataaaaaaaaaaaacagagaacaatgAATTTTTGCTATGAAGAGCAATCCTTGAATTCCAAAATTTCCTACCAAAtcaacatttcattttctttcacccaTACTACCCATCTACTCACATTGAACAGACTCTTCATTCTCATGGTGGATTCTAGTTCCTTGAGCTCTCCCACTTCTTCGATGTATCTCCTCCTAATCTAGCACCCCCTGCCTGATTTCCATTGCAAATACCTCACCAAATATTGTTGATTCTATTCCCCAAATGTATGTTGAATTTACTACATTAGTGCCACTTCTCTGGTCCAAGCTACTCACTCTCGCTGGGTGATCACAATGACCCCTGCACATATCTCCCTGCCTTTAAACTTGTTCCTTTTTTATTACTGTTCCATATATAAGAGTCATCTTTTGAAGATATAAATTGCCTGATACCACACCTATACAATCCTATTAAATAGCTTTCTATTGTATCCCACATACCTTAAAAGGACCAGCATAATTTGAACAGGTATACTCCTAATTTATATCAGTCAGTACTCTTCTTACCAGGCTTCTTTCAGTTTCTACAAGCTCCTTTTTGCCTCAGGGACTTTGCATTGGTTGTATACTCTGTCCAGATAGCACATCACCCTCTTCATAAGGAAAACTTATATTCATCCTGCAAAACTGAGCTCAACATTCACCCTCCCAGAGAGGATTTTCTTAATAGCCAGTCTTTATGAgaacccttttctcttcttttcctttatgggGCTTTTTACAGTTTgtaattgcatttattttttaatgcccaTCACAAGACTGTGACTGAATGTGGTCAGGTATCCTATATGTCATGCTTATATTCTATTCCCAGGAGCTTTTGTGGTGCCTGGCACATGAGAGACGTAGGAGGGGATGGTTCTTTCCCTCTCCTAAAATTTCCTTCTCTATCAAGAGGATATTGGTGTAAAATACTTGGCCTCTTTTCTCTACTCACTCCTTCAGAAGGGAGAAGTAATATAATCTAACTGAAGAACTAGTGGGAAAAACCTCTCTCTTTTGAAAGTAAGATAAGATGGTCAGTGCTTTTAGTTCTCTCTTCATCTGTTCCCCCAGGTCTTCCTCGCGGGCACTACTGACACAGTCCCACATTGCCTGTGATTAAAAGGGTATTTCTGTCCACTTTGGGGTTGGTTTTAGGAAGCTCATTGCCCAGAGACATATAATCTACATGCTTCAATTTCTGAAAAAGACAGGTAATATTTCAGCCTGCACAAATATCCTCTTTTTCAATTAATTCACAATGTTGGTTGGAAAGAGGAGTGACATGCATCACCACCTCTGAAGACTCTGTGTCTccacaaaagaagaaaacagaaagaggcaTAACACATATACCCAGATTTTTCCTTTAATCTCTTCCATTTGATGAAGCCACTCTTTATCCAGAAGAATTAGAGATATGAAGAGGCAGAGTCAAGTCTAGAATTACTGCACTAATGGGACACACTTTCCAATACAGGGCGCATCAGGAATGTGGAAAATATGTTCTCTGTCAATAATACATAATCAATACATGTTTGATGAGCTAAGTCAGTATGATACGAAAATACAATTTGATCGTATGATATAAACAGAGTAAGCAATTCCTGCTGACCAAAGGCTGTAACATTATGGAGCCCAGAAGTCCCCAGTGACTACCTAAGCACAACCTCGCTGGTATTTTATGTAATTTCAGGGCAGTAAAGAAGCAAAGGAATGGAACTCTGGAACTCCACCCTGGGAAGAGACTTCATCTTAGTCGGGATTCTGAAAGACAGTGGGTCTCCTGAGCTGCTCTGCTTCACAATCACAGTCCTGTACATGTTGGCCCTGACCAGCAATGGCCTGCTGCTCCTGGTCATCACAATGGATGCCCGGCTCCATGTACCCATGTACCTCCTGCTCAGCCAGCTTTCTCTCATGGACCTGGTGTTTGCATCTGTAGTGACTCCAAAAATAATTGTGGATTATCTGCGTGGGGAGAGCACCATCTCCTTTGGAGGCTGTGCCTTTCAGATGTTTGTAGTCCTGACTGTCGGTGGTGGAGAGGACCTCCTCCTAGCCTTCATGGCCTATGACAGGTATGTGGCCATTTGCCATCCTCTGAACTACATGATCCTCATGAGGCCCAAGGTCTGCTGGCTCATGGTGGCCACATCCTGGGTCCTGGCCTCCCTGAATGCTTTGACAAACACCACGTATACTATGCACTTCCCTTTCTGCATGTCCCGGGAGATAAGCCATCTGGTCTGCGAGATCCCACCTCTCCTGAAGTTGGCCTGTGCAGATACCTCAAGATATGAGCTCATGGTATATGTGATGTGTGTAACCTTTCTCATGCCTCCCCTTGCTGCTATTCTTGCCTCTTATACATTTGTCCTAGTTGCTGTTGTCCATATGTCTTCAGCTGAGGGGAGACAGAAAGCCCTCGTCACATGCTCTTCTCACCTGACTGTGGTAGGAATGTACTATGGAGCTgccatatttatttatatcttgccCAGTTCCTACCATAATCCCCAACAAGACAACATCCTTTCTGTATTTTATACTATCATTACTCCAACCCTGAACCCTCTTATCTATAGTCTGAGAAACAAGGAGGTAATGGGGGCCCTCAGGAGGGTACTGGGGAGATGTACTTCTGTCCAGAGGCTGTAGGTGCCAATGTAATGTGCACGTCTTAGTGCTTCTATATGAAATCCCAATTCTGATCTTGGTGTTGATCTATCTACTTccatattttgaaatgtttaaaaattcacAACACAAGAGATAAGACCTAGTTTGtctttaaagatattattttgttTCCATTAGCTCTATGTTTGGATAACTAGGAAgcacttaaaattttctttcagctATATCCCAGGGTCTGCTTgctattccctttcctttctgaCAGAGATgatcttatttttcactttatattttctttcctccttctacAACAATTCTAACATAATCACAGTAGGAGCAAGACATTTTTTAATTGTTCAATTAAACATGagataaaaagga
Coding sequences:
- the LOC101447315 gene encoding olfactory receptor 2AG1-like — protein: MELWNSTLGRDFILVGILKDSGSPELLCFTITVLYMLALTSNGLLLLVITMDARLHVPMYLLLSQLSLMDLVFASVVTPKIIVDYLRGESTISFGGCAFQMFVVLTVGGGEDLLLAFMAYDRYVAICHPLNYMILMRPKVCWLMVATSWVLASLNALTNTTYTMHFPFCMSREISHLVCEIPPLLKLACADTSRYELMVYVMCVTFLMPPLAAILASYTFVLVAVVHMSSAEGRQKALVTCSSHLTVVGMYYGAAIFIYILPSSYHNPQQDNILSVFYTIITPTLNPLIYSLRNKEVMGALRRVRRKKMLKEPSLSRVRNPESNLERHVLILHLIVH